Proteins encoded within one genomic window of Augochlora pura isolate Apur16 chromosome 11, APUR_v2.2.1, whole genome shotgun sequence:
- the LOC144476855 gene encoding acyl-CoA Delta-9 desaturase — protein sequence MYCSTVTQYEEKKKVDRSVDEDAEPFPVAREQTRVSQPIIWTNVIGIAVLHFLAVYSFATRYREAKFWTWVWNFVYGTTAGYGVTAGMHRMWAHRCYSAKTPVRVVMALLYCMMGQTHFYKWIRDHRTHHKFSETPADPHDATRGFFFSHMGWLMMKRHPAVKEYGSKIDMSDIAADPVIQFFDRHFEILMLTMTFVLPTVVPVLFWDETWYIASHAVLIRYVWSLHATFSVNSFAHMWGNRPYNSKVKPTENAVVSFFALGEGWHNYHHSFPWDYKAAELGSYGLNLTTGLIELLEYFGLAYDLKTCKGDLVDRTRLRKGDGTDSLWGHPRQEEASSRPLGN from the exons ATGTACTGCTCGACGGTGACTCAGTAcgaggagaagaaaaaggtCGATCGGAGCGTGGACGAGGACGCGGAACCATTTCCGGTGGCGAGAGAACAAACCCGAGTTAGTCAGCCGATAATATGGACGAACGTGATTGGTATCGCGGTGCTTCATTTCCTGGCCGTTTACAGCTTCGCGACCCGTTATCGAGAGGCCAAGTTCTGGACCTGGGTCTGGA ACTTCGTATATGGAACCACCGCCGGCTATGGGGTAACGGCAGGCATGCATCGAATGTGGGCTCACAGATGTTACTCGGCCAAGACACCAGTGCGAGTCGTAATGGCCCTTCTGTATTGCATGATGGGACAG ACGCATTTCTACAAGTGGATACGAGACCACAGGACGCATCACAAGTTCTCGGAAACGCCGGCAGACCCACACGACGCGACCCGGGGCTTCTTTTTCTCGCACATGGGCTGGTTAATGATGAAACGACATCCGGCTGTCAAGGAGTACGGAAGCAAAATCGATATGAGCGACATCGCGGCCGATCCTGTGATCCAATTCTTTGACCG TCACTTCGAGATCCTGATGCTGACGATGACTTTCGTGTTGCCGACGGTGGTGCCGGTGCTGTTCTGGGACGAGACGTGGTACATCGCCTCGCACGCTGTGCTGATTCGCTACGTGTGGTCGTTGCACGCGACCTTCTCGGTGAACAGTTTCGCTCACATGTGGGGCAACAGACCGTACAACAG CAAAGTGAAGCCGACGGAGAACGCGGTCGTGTCTTTCTTCGCGTTGGGCGAGGGGTGGCACAATTACCATCATTCCTTCCCCTGGGACTACAAGGCGGCCGAGTTGGGCTCTTACGGGCTGAACCTCACCACGGGCCTAATAGAGCTGTTGGAGTATTTCGGTCTCGCCTACGATCTGAAAACCTGCAAGGGCGACCTGGTCGATCGGACCAGACTGAGAAAAGGGGACGGGACGGACAGTCTTTGGGGCCATCCGAGGCAAGAGGAGGCATCGAGCCGTCCACTCGGAAACTAA
- the LOC144477256 gene encoding uncharacterized protein LOC144477256 yields the protein MSSLIVAQDSQLMMLELAVENLYMPWTSLFDKALLKKTIIMFRMLDDEWVTMAPNRSDYRCYRGSSYETERFYGGKSVVFAVPDKCLEKPVEAVELQIYVYKQVSKFFELERQQNFGYAVVSVDGLLNGIIKDLSERKELEGYFSSDLNREPVSRSTRGTFQLLDENQRETEATLEVYIRISFLGRCILTETYAPRSIRKAFYAREETDDCYEYQFRELSYEDVESYHWGSATILPPLHPDKLMCDCQLEEKEQTTQTAEKRRKRRRDDYAARLAQIKKLLALMKKMRENRPEVMGQGEGPKKICPTTDAVCSPAPCILDFSCCSNSCAPSTVCCLPPPSSPSCWT from the exons ATGTCGTCGCTGATCGTGGCGCAAGACTCGCAGCTGATGATGCTGGAGTTAGCCGTGGAAAAT CTGTACATGCCGTGGACGAGTCTGTTCGACAAGGCCCTGTTGAAGAAGACGATCATAATGTTCCGAATGCTGGACGACGAGTGGGTGACGATGGCGCCGAATCGCAGCGACTACCGATGCTACCGAGGCTCCAGCTACGAAACCGAGCGGTTCTACGGTGGGAAATCGGTGGTGTTCGCGGTCCCGGACAAGTGCCTGGAGAAGCCGGTGGAGGCGGTGGAGCTTCAGATTTACGTGTACAAACAGGTGTCCAAGTTTTTCGAGCTGGAACGCCAGCAGAATTTCGGTTACGCAGTTGTCAGCGTGGACGGGCTGCTTAATGGCATTATCAAGGATCTGAGCGAGAGAAAAGAGCTGGAAGGGTACTTTTCCAGTGACCTGAACCGGGAGCCTGTATCAAG ATCGACTCGTGGGACGTTCCAGTTGCTGGACGAGAACCAACGAGAGACCGAGGCGACCTTGGAGGTCTACATCCGCATCAGTTTTCTGGGCAGATGCATCTTAACGGAGACGTACGCGCCGAGGAGTATCCGGAAAGCGTTCTACGCTCGGGAAGAGACCGACGACTGTTACGAGTACCAGTTCCGCGAGTTGTCGTACGAGGACGTAGAGTCCTACCACTGGGGTAGCGCGACGATCCTGCCTCCACTGCATCCCGACAAGCTGATGTGCGACTGTCAGCTCGAGGAGAAGGAGCAAACGACGCAAACGGCGGAGAAGAGAAGGAAGCGGAGGCGCGACGATTACGCGGCCAGGCTGGCGCAGATCAAGAAGCTGCTGGCGCTCATGAAGAAGATGAGGGAGAACCGGCCGGAAGTTATGGGCCAAGGGGAGGGTCCCAAGAAGATATGCCCAACGACGGACGCGGTCTGCTCCCCGGCTCCCTGCATCCTCGACTTCTCCTGCTGTTCGAACTCTTGCGCACCGAGCACCGTTTGCTGTCTCCCGCCGCCGTCTTCGCCGTCCTGCTGGACGTAG